From a single Stigmatopora argus isolate UIUO_Sarg chromosome 4, RoL_Sarg_1.0, whole genome shotgun sequence genomic region:
- the LOC144073494 gene encoding uncharacterized protein LOC144073494 translates to MAEEATGKKIEQLRLERAKAERAFFNQARYLSKEARKLEKSKLLKEYNRLYAQAREVHSTNSDYELGLLAERGGSEEDIGGILEKIKKTREDCETKLTEVREIVQLSLWERCGRTELTSAMAEAEIYCGHALRTPVTAACNDAYEQQVTHARRSILELMTAFKEWEEWIPNEERPTWEKRLQDLKEKRVTINTRKAEHLQMSKEEGTGKEGTLRTKPAEQAPVLKMKATSLPKFYGSRRDFHLWKKTWESLQKQGEPTGSTEARRLQLLQNVDGRICRDLGLYTCQTAEDIFRMLENRFGNKTTIALEILEGLDKIPILTSDQPRKVIDMIQAIEKALNDLIEINNAGAIKNLLVIRSIERKLPERIKMNWLDFMTNQANGVTPDNHFDSLLRYLKGQEEVLERAEQLNTPLKPERRSGEPRQSEPRRYASTKSTSKGGCVVCGEEGHGEKLFFCKAFKNLKPKDKLSAVERLGACKKCLGCHKDESECRDTYLCRKQSCKRDHHFFLCQRENATPRPNAGRHELTERQQRFMSGLSPEAAEECKRAFTNVSARSLCTDKSAGMGHSAGEELPVMLMLLEVTANAGQKIGTLIDLASDTNYITHSAAKRLNLRSEKVTLLVHGVGRMVLKERTKKYLLRVRIKTPTGTLRDHELTCYGLKEIAKISRTIKPEELKEFFPDVSLEDLHRPEQVELLIGHREGRLAPQRVKVIGDLVLWDGPLGKTVGGTHPDLFEEESVAARTSKTHFARSMRATAVKYQELRASEEFKAETRSTVTDKEFLNWWKWDTIGAACEPKCGGCRCGNCQPGGKEMTLSEERELEVIRKGLTYVTTDDHVDQPHWDTKYPWIEDPMSLP, encoded by the coding sequence ATGGCGGAAGAAGccactgggaaaaaaattgagcagCTAAGGCTCGAAAGGGCCAAAGCAGAAAGAGCCTTCTTCAATCAAGCCAGGTACCTAAGCAAAGAGGCAAGAAAACTGGAAAAATCAAAGTTGCTGAAGGAATACAATAGGCTCTATGCACAAGCACGAGAGGTACATAGCACTAATAGCGATTACGAACTCGGCCTCCTTGCCGAACGGGGAGGTTCTGAGGAAGATATTGGAGGAATATTGGAGAAAATAAAGAAGACCAGAGAAGACTGTGAAACCAAGCTGACAGAAGTAAGGGAGATAGTACAATTAAGTCTCTGGGAGAGATGCGGCAGGACTGAGCTCACGTCTGCAATGGCGGAAGCAGAAATATACTGCGGACACGCCCTTAGGACCCCAGTGACTGCGGCGTGTAATGATGCCTATGAACAGCAAGTAACCCATGCTAGAAGAAGCATACTTGAGCTCATGACAGCGTTCAAGGAATGGGAAGAATGGATCCCAAATGAAGAAAGACCCACCTGGGAGAAAAGACTACAAGACCTAAAAGAAAAGAGGGTCACCATCAATACAAGGAAGGCAGAACACCTACAAATGTCCAAGGAGGAGGGAACAGGAAAAGAAGGAACCCTCCgaacaaagcctgcagaacaggCACCCGTTCTCAAAATGAAGGCCACCAGCCTACCCAAATTCTATGGCTCCAGAAGAGACTTCCACCTGTGGAAAAAGACCTGGGAAAGTCTTCAGAAACAAGGTGAGCCAACTGGCTCGACGGAAGCCAGAAGACTCCAGCTCCTTCAAAATGTGGACGGGAGAATCTGCAGAGACCTAGGCCTGTACACCTGTCAGACCGCCGAAGACATATTCAGGATGCTGGAAAACcgatttggaaacaaaacaacaatagccTTGGAGATTCTTGAAGGCCTGGATAAAATCCCCATCCTGACATCAGACCAACCCCGGAAAGTGATTGACATGATCCAAGCAATCGAAAAGGCCCTCAACGATCTCATAGAAATCAACAACGCTGGAGCCATCAAAAATCTGCTTGTAATCAGATCAATAGAGAGGAAATTACCAGAAAGAATAAAGATGAACTGGTTAGACTTCATGACCAACCAAGCTAATGGAGTCACCCCAGACAACCACTTTGACAGCCTCCTAAGGTACCTGAAGGGCCAAGAGGAGGTCTTGGAGAGGGCCGAGCAGCTTAATACACCTCTGAAGCCCGAGAGAAGATCAGGGGAACCGAGGCAAAGCGAACCCAGAAGGTACGCCTCAACCAAGTCCACGAGCAAAGGGGGATGTGTCGTCTGCGGGGAAGAGGGGCACGGAGAGAAGCTGTTCTTCTGCAAGGCGTTCAAAAACCTGAAACCGAAAGACAAGTTGAGTGCAGTTGAAAGGTTGGGAGCCTGCAAAAAGTGCCTAGGGTGTCACAAGGATGAAAGCGAATGCAGGGACACTTACTTGTGCAGGAAACAGAGCTGCAAGAGAGACCATCACTTTTTCCTGTGTCAGAGAGAAAACGCGACACCAAGACCAAACGCAGGGAGGCACGAATTGACAGAACGACAACAGCGATTCATGTCTGGACTGTCCCCCGAAGCAGCAGAAGAATGCAAGAGAGCCTTCACCAATGTTTCGGCAAGGTCGCTCTGCACCGACAAGTCTGCAGGAATGGGGCATAGTGCAGGGGAGGAACTCCCAGTGATGCTCATGCTCCTCGAAGTAACAGCCAATGCAGGTCAGAAGATCGGAACACTGATTGACTTGGCGTCTGATACTAACTACATCACCCACAGCGCAGCCAAGAGACTCAACCTCAGAAGTGAGAAGGTCACTCTATTGGTTCACGGTGTTGGGAGGATGGTTCTGAAAGAAAGAACTAAAAAATATCTGCTCCGCGTGAGAATCAAGACACCCACGGGGACGCTAAGAGACCATGAACTCACTTGCTATGGTTTGAAAGAAATAGCCAAGATAAGTAGAACAATCAAACCTGAAGAACTGAAAGAGTTCTTCCCAGATGTCAGCTTAGAGGACCTGCACAGACCAGAACAGGTCGAGCTCCTCATCGGTCACCGGGAAGGACGCCTCGCACCACAGAGGGTGAAAGTGATCGGCGACCTCGTCTTATGGGACGGACCATTGGGGAAGACCGTTGGTGGAACGCACCCAGACCTCTTTGAGGAAGAGAGTGTGGCAGCTCGCACATCCAAAACACACTTTGCACGGTCCATGAGGGCCACAGCAGTGAAATATCAAGAACTCAGAGCATCAGAGGAATTCAAAGCTGAAACTAGAAGCACTGTCACAGACAAAGAATTCCTCAACTGGTGGAAATGGGACACTATTGGGGCAGCCTGCGAACCAAAGTGCGGAGGATGCAGATGTGGAAACTGCCAGCCAGGAGGCAAGGAGATGACACTGAGCGAGGAGAGAGAGCTGGAAGTCATCAGAAAAGGCCTCACCTATGTCACCACCGATGATCACGTCGACCAACCTCACTGGGATACGAAATACCCATGGATCGAAGACCCCATGTCTCTACCCTAG